The following coding sequences are from one Granulicella sp. L56 window:
- a CDS encoding ComEC/Rec2 family competence protein, whose product MNRALKADKSSCRPNPKLWREAGTERLRFGRAPLLAAAAWFAVGEMMAHNRQPAIVLLIALVVLAGLVLVGLRWSLRTAILPLAAVWMVVGMWCAEVQPSPVPQTILQSYADGLSRQVRGRVIRVRELPPRQKAVDQDNDPAWWLEKEPDAADAVSVDLQVEDVEYLTPDISRMVPVPGGVRVTVLMDRATIGSMQTHVRESGRGAPDVLRCGDVIEGPMRLKIPERYRDPGAWQYADYLLAQGLGFHATVKASKVTMLGEGARDLQCRVYAAQSWASDRISGYVRSGANRGMPQALRLGADDAGMLNAMLFGDRTGLNRALRLGFERTGSFHLFVVSGMHVALLAGLVFWVTRRLRLSEWLATLLTIALTAGYALLTGFGVPVQRALWMVAIFLVARLLSRDRNVLNALGAAALGVLVWSPGSLFEASFQMTFLAIMAIGGIAVPLWERGPAEYARAARHIRDEWEDVRLRPEVAQFRVMLRVWGEAFAELLGRWARGVPAMAGRCGFWALELVLIGVVVELVMALPMAVYFHRATVFALPANMLSVPLVTVLAPMAVVTFCAMLVSPVLAMLPGAATALLLHGITNGIGRVSQIRAADMRVPGPVWWVVLLAVVGWGFCCWAVRRSRAWSWVAVAVLPLIAVMVLWPERPVTSPGTLEVTAIDVGQGDSLLVVSPEGKAMLVDAGGPVGGPSEAAAASSGFDIGEEVVAPYLWSRRIRRLDVVALSHAHSDHMGGMPAVLRDFRPRELWVGIDPDSEAYRELLAEAKALGVVVKHFHAGEDLAWGGTEISMLAPEPGYRNEGSPVNDDSLVMRMQYGKASVLLEGDAEAPSEQAMMADRKMRPVTLLKVGHHGSNSSTTPEFFAQAAPKDAVISVGKGNTFGHPRVEVIDRIAAAHTRLYRTDEFGLTTFFLGRDGGIREVLGAGDE is encoded by the coding sequence GTGAACAGAGCATTAAAAGCTGACAAATCGAGCTGCCGGCCTAATCCGAAGCTTTGGAGAGAGGCAGGGACGGAGCGGCTGCGGTTTGGGCGCGCTCCTCTGCTGGCTGCGGCGGCCTGGTTTGCCGTGGGCGAGATGATGGCCCACAACCGGCAGCCTGCGATCGTGCTGCTGATCGCTTTGGTGGTCTTGGCCGGATTAGTTCTCGTCGGACTTCGGTGGTCGCTTCGAACTGCAATTCTGCCTTTGGCCGCGGTTTGGATGGTGGTGGGGATGTGGTGTGCCGAGGTGCAGCCGTCGCCAGTGCCGCAGACGATCTTGCAGAGTTATGCGGATGGATTAAGCAGACAGGTTCGGGGGCGCGTGATCAGGGTGCGAGAACTGCCGCCGCGTCAGAAGGCCGTCGATCAGGACAACGATCCTGCGTGGTGGCTGGAGAAAGAGCCGGATGCCGCCGATGCTGTCTCCGTCGACCTGCAAGTGGAGGATGTGGAATACCTGACCCCGGATATATCGCGGATGGTTCCGGTGCCGGGCGGGGTCCGAGTTACGGTGCTGATGGATAGGGCCACGATTGGATCGATGCAAACCCACGTCCGAGAATCCGGACGTGGGGCACCCGATGTTTTGCGGTGTGGGGACGTGATCGAAGGGCCGATGCGGCTGAAGATACCGGAGCGGTATCGCGATCCGGGCGCGTGGCAGTATGCGGACTATCTGCTGGCGCAGGGGCTGGGCTTTCACGCAACGGTCAAGGCCAGCAAGGTGACGATGCTGGGCGAAGGCGCGCGCGACCTGCAGTGCAGAGTGTACGCGGCGCAGAGCTGGGCATCGGACCGAATCTCGGGATATGTAAGGTCGGGAGCGAACCGTGGAATGCCACAGGCGCTGCGGTTGGGCGCAGACGATGCGGGAATGTTGAATGCTATGCTCTTCGGCGACCGCACGGGGTTGAATCGTGCGCTGCGACTGGGGTTTGAGCGGACGGGATCGTTCCATCTGTTCGTGGTCTCGGGAATGCATGTGGCGTTGCTGGCAGGGCTGGTGTTCTGGGTAACGCGGCGGCTTAGGCTGAGCGAGTGGCTGGCTACGCTGCTGACGATTGCGTTGACGGCAGGGTATGCGCTGCTAACCGGGTTTGGGGTTCCAGTGCAGCGAGCCTTGTGGATGGTGGCAATCTTTCTGGTGGCTCGCTTGTTGTCACGGGACAGAAATGTGCTGAATGCACTGGGCGCGGCGGCGCTGGGGGTGCTGGTATGGTCGCCCGGGAGTCTGTTTGAGGCCAGCTTTCAGATGACGTTTCTTGCCATTATGGCGATTGGAGGAATCGCCGTTCCGCTGTGGGAGCGAGGCCCTGCGGAATATGCGCGAGCGGCGCGACATATCCGGGATGAGTGGGAGGATGTGCGGCTGCGGCCCGAGGTGGCGCAGTTTCGGGTCATGTTGCGAGTTTGGGGCGAGGCGTTTGCGGAGCTGCTGGGACGGTGGGCGCGAGGCGTTCCGGCAATGGCAGGGCGGTGCGGATTCTGGGCTCTGGAGCTGGTGTTGATTGGGGTGGTCGTAGAGCTGGTGATGGCGCTGCCGATGGCGGTTTACTTTCATCGGGCCACCGTGTTTGCGCTGCCTGCGAATATGTTAAGCGTGCCGCTGGTAACGGTGCTGGCTCCCATGGCGGTGGTGACATTTTGCGCGATGCTGGTAAGCCCGGTGCTGGCGATGTTGCCCGGAGCGGCGACGGCGTTGTTGCTGCACGGGATCACGAATGGGATTGGGCGCGTGAGTCAGATTCGAGCAGCGGATATGCGAGTTCCTGGGCCAGTCTGGTGGGTAGTCTTGCTTGCAGTAGTGGGATGGGGATTCTGCTGCTGGGCGGTGAGGCGATCGCGGGCGTGGAGCTGGGTGGCCGTAGCTGTACTACCGCTGATTGCGGTGATGGTGTTGTGGCCGGAGCGGCCGGTGACCTCACCGGGAACGCTGGAGGTAACGGCGATCGATGTAGGCCAGGGAGATTCGCTGCTTGTGGTAAGCCCAGAGGGCAAGGCGATGCTCGTCGATGCGGGTGGGCCGGTAGGTGGGCCCTCCGAGGCTGCGGCGGCGAGCAGTGGGTTTGATATCGGAGAGGAGGTAGTCGCTCCGTACCTGTGGTCGCGGCGGATTCGGCGGCTGGATGTGGTGGCTCTGAGCCATGCGCATAGCGACCACATGGGCGGGATGCCCGCGGTGTTGCGGGACTTCAGGCCGAGGGAGCTGTGGGTGGGGATCGATCCGGATTCAGAGGCTTACCGTGAGTTGCTGGCGGAGGCCAAAGCGTTGGGGGTGGTGGTGAAGCACTTTCATGCAGGAGAGGATCTGGCGTGGGGTGGAACGGAGATTTCGATGCTGGCACCCGAGCCTGGGTACAGGAACGAAGGCTCTCCGGTGAACGATGACTCACTGGTGATGCGGATGCAGTATGGCAAGGCTTCGGTACTGCTGGAGGGAGACGCCGAGGCTCCGAGCGAGCAGGCGATGATGGCGGATAGAAAGATGCGGCCAGTGACGCTGCTGAAGGTGGGGCACCATGGCAGCAATAGCTCGACGACGCCGGAGTTTTTTGCGCAGGCTGCTCCAAAGGATGCGGTGATCTCAGTGGGCAAGGGGAATACCTTCGGGCATCCTCGCGTCGAGGTCATCGACCGAATTGCGGCGGCGCATACGCGGCTTTACCGGACGGACGAGTTTGGACTGACTACATTTTTTCTGGGGCGCGACGGTGGAATTCGCGAGGTATTAGGTGCGGGAGATGAATGA
- the rlmD gene encoding 23S rRNA (uracil(1939)-C(5))-methyltransferase RlmD, whose product MMLRIEKAVYGGAGLAHQAEGEGTGRAVFVPFTLPGELVEASATESKAGIINAELVQVIEASSDRVKPKCAHFGECGGCHYQHANYKAQLEIKMEILRETLERAGLVKLPEVEVHAGEPWHYRNRIRLRVAKVDGVLRVGYLRRGSNDFLPIEMCPIAAPILWRAAEALLELAETSDAARWMEKITEVEFFTTQDESALQMTVFTQHRVAGFDAFCERLQELLPELVGAGASMLHAEGSRRAERPRVIASWGAEGLSYAVAGEKYWVSRGGFFQVNRFLVDDLVRMVTSGRQGALAWDLYAGVGLFSRALKTSFGEVVAVEAAADDLIKTFKGDGRRAVAATTVEFLRGAVVQRERPELVVMDPPRAGVGAEVCTLLGRVAAKEIVYVSCDPVTLARDLKALVDFGYQIKELHMVDMFPQTFHQETVVVLDCP is encoded by the coding sequence ATGATGTTACGAATTGAAAAAGCGGTATATGGTGGGGCCGGGTTGGCTCATCAGGCTGAAGGTGAGGGTACGGGGAGGGCTGTGTTTGTTCCGTTTACGCTGCCGGGAGAGCTGGTGGAGGCCAGTGCAACCGAGAGCAAGGCTGGAATCATAAATGCCGAACTGGTGCAGGTTATTGAGGCTTCGAGCGACCGGGTGAAGCCGAAGTGCGCGCACTTTGGGGAGTGCGGTGGGTGCCACTATCAACATGCAAACTACAAAGCTCAACTTGAGATCAAGATGGAGATTTTGCGGGAGACGCTGGAGCGCGCCGGTCTGGTGAAGTTGCCCGAGGTCGAGGTTCATGCGGGCGAGCCGTGGCACTATCGCAACCGCATACGGCTACGCGTTGCGAAGGTAGACGGTGTGCTGCGTGTGGGATATCTGCGGCGCGGATCGAATGATTTTTTGCCAATAGAAATGTGCCCGATTGCCGCGCCAATATTGTGGCGAGCGGCAGAGGCATTGTTGGAGTTGGCCGAGACCTCCGATGCGGCGCGGTGGATGGAGAAGATCACAGAGGTTGAATTTTTTACCACGCAAGACGAGAGCGCCTTGCAGATGACCGTGTTCACGCAGCATCGCGTTGCGGGATTCGATGCCTTCTGCGAGCGGCTGCAAGAGCTGCTGCCGGAGTTGGTGGGAGCAGGAGCGTCGATGCTGCATGCAGAAGGCTCGCGGAGAGCCGAACGTCCGCGAGTCATTGCGTCCTGGGGAGCCGAAGGACTGAGTTATGCGGTGGCTGGAGAAAAGTATTGGGTAAGCCGCGGCGGCTTCTTTCAGGTGAACCGCTTCCTGGTAGATGATCTGGTGCGGATGGTTACGTCAGGCCGTCAAGGGGCGCTGGCATGGGATCTATACGCCGGAGTGGGATTGTTTTCGCGAGCGCTGAAGACGAGTTTCGGGGAGGTTGTTGCGGTAGAGGCTGCGGCGGACGATCTCATAAAGACCTTCAAAGGCGATGGCAGACGCGCCGTTGCGGCTACGACGGTGGAGTTTCTGCGCGGCGCGGTGGTGCAGCGGGAAAGACCCGAGCTGGTGGTGATGGACCCTCCGAGAGCCGGGGTGGGAGCGGAAGTTTGCACGCTGTTGGGACGTGTCGCCGCGAAGGAGATCGTCTATGTCTCGTGCGATCCGGTAACTTTGGCGCGGGATTTGAAGGCTCTGGTAGACTTCGGCTACCAAATTAAAGAGTTACATATGGTCGATATGTTTCCGCAAACGTTTCATCAGGAGACAGTGGTGGTACTCGACTGTCCGTAA
- a CDS encoding type III pantothenate kinase: MLLVMDVGNTNTVLGLYRLADGSAPDAVATELVANWRITTSTKLTVDEFAMLLRNLFGLKDLEIGVVDGIVISSVVPPLDSTLRQTCETYFQVKPVFIEPGVKTGLPVLTDNPTEVGADRIVNCVAAFERFGGPTIVVDMGTATTFDVISKKGEFMGGAIAPGLGISADALFSRAARLPRISVKKPAKIIGTGTVDNIQIGLYYGYIGLVDGILERMIAELGPETKTVATGGLATLIAEGSKYIGAVDEMLTLTGLRIVYERNLDRHKKRGTLPENKQPQG, from the coding sequence ATGCTATTAGTGATGGATGTCGGCAATACGAATACGGTGCTGGGGCTGTACCGGCTGGCGGATGGGAGCGCTCCTGACGCTGTGGCGACGGAGCTGGTTGCGAACTGGAGAATCACCACTTCCACCAAGCTGACGGTGGATGAGTTCGCCATGCTGCTGCGGAATTTGTTTGGGCTGAAAGACCTGGAGATTGGAGTAGTAGATGGGATTGTCATCTCGTCGGTCGTGCCTCCGCTGGACTCGACGCTGCGGCAGACCTGCGAGACGTACTTTCAGGTGAAGCCGGTCTTCATTGAGCCGGGAGTGAAGACCGGGCTGCCGGTGCTGACGGACAATCCGACCGAGGTGGGAGCGGACCGCATCGTGAATTGCGTTGCGGCCTTCGAGCGGTTTGGTGGCCCGACGATCGTGGTCGACATGGGCACAGCAACCACGTTCGATGTGATCTCGAAGAAGGGCGAGTTTATGGGAGGCGCAATTGCACCGGGCCTCGGCATCTCTGCAGACGCGCTGTTTTCGCGAGCGGCGCGGCTTCCCCGCATCAGCGTCAAGAAGCCCGCAAAGATCATCGGCACCGGGACGGTCGATAACATTCAGATCGGCTTGTACTACGGCTATATCGGGCTGGTGGATGGCATTCTGGAACGGATGATTGCAGAACTGGGGCCGGAGACGAAGACCGTCGCCACGGGTGGCTTGGCCACGCTGATCGCCGAGGGATCGAAGTACATCGGCGCAGTGGATGAGATGCTGACACTGACTGGGCTGCGCATCGTCTATGAACGCAATCTCGATCGGCATAAGAAGCGTGGGACGTTGCCGGAGAACAAGCAGCCGCAAGGGTAG
- a CDS encoding biotin--[acetyl-CoA-carboxylase] ligase, with the protein MFDLAALDTEIAGTAFAGRVQHFASVGSTNALALEAAQAGARVGVWVAEEQTAGRGRGGHGWHSAAGEGLYVSALVAPTLPMTMALWLSLATGLAARAAIREVTGQVVDIRWPNDLLLHRRKCGGILVETAVDGAMLRYAVIGIGINVNHAGFPAELEALATSLRMESRGKVSREVLLGALLRALDQEISLLVQEHRGEIAGAGLLERFTEASSWVRGKRVKVEEGGGYTGVTNGLDPRGFLLVDGDDGTMHTVLSGGVREG; encoded by the coding sequence GTGTTCGATTTAGCCGCGCTGGACACGGAGATTGCAGGAACAGCATTCGCTGGACGGGTGCAGCACTTCGCGTCAGTCGGCTCGACCAATGCATTGGCGTTGGAGGCCGCGCAGGCCGGGGCACGAGTGGGCGTATGGGTCGCCGAGGAGCAGACCGCTGGCCGCGGTCGCGGTGGACATGGCTGGCATTCCGCAGCGGGAGAGGGACTTTACGTCAGCGCTCTGGTCGCGCCAACGCTTCCAATGACCATGGCGCTATGGCTCTCATTGGCTACAGGGCTGGCTGCTCGGGCAGCGATTCGCGAAGTAACTGGACAAGTAGTGGATATCAGGTGGCCAAATGATCTGCTGCTGCATCGGCGGAAGTGCGGGGGCATCCTGGTTGAGACAGCGGTCGATGGAGCCATGCTGCGGTATGCAGTGATTGGCATCGGCATCAATGTAAACCACGCTGGCTTTCCAGCCGAGTTGGAGGCACTGGCAACTTCCCTGCGGATGGAGAGTCGCGGCAAAGTTTCGCGCGAGGTTCTTTTAGGCGCCTTGCTGCGGGCACTGGATCAAGAGATTTCGCTGCTGGTGCAGGAGCATCGTGGTGAGATTGCCGGAGCTGGCCTGCTGGAGCGGTTTACCGAAGCTTCGAGCTGGGTGCGCGGCAAGCGGGTTAAGGTAGAAGAAGGCGGCGGCTATACTGGCGTGACGAATGGGCTGGATCCGCGCGGATTTTTGCTCGTAGACGGGGACGACGGCACGATGCACACCGTGCTCTCGGGCGGGGTTCGGGAAGGGTAA
- the nadC gene encoding carboxylating nicotinate-nucleotide diphosphorylase yields MDWKSKRIRTILEAALAEDKVANDVTTALTIDKGLRASGTIIAREDCIVSGLGCIPVILDIFSKMSTTPLGRFEVISHPEIFDGVKVKKGQSLAVIRHNASAILSCERVTLNLMQRMSGIATLTNQFVKSIAGTKAKILDTRKTIPGLRALDKYAVCCGGGVNHRLDLQDGILIKNNHISLGGGLPIVLERALKGRKAGQIVQVEVRSQLELEQAIAGGAESILLDNMKPAIVKKAVKQIRKSLPNAPIEASGNMNLKTVRDYALAGVDFISVGALTHSAVAVDLSMKITADVY; encoded by the coding sequence ATGGACTGGAAGAGCAAGCGGATTCGCACAATTCTCGAAGCGGCACTGGCAGAAGACAAGGTCGCCAACGATGTCACCACGGCACTGACCATCGACAAAGGCCTGCGCGCCTCCGGCACCATCATCGCTCGCGAGGACTGCATCGTCTCGGGGCTGGGCTGCATTCCGGTGATCCTCGATATCTTCTCCAAGATGTCGACCACGCCGTTGGGACGCTTCGAGGTGATAAGCCATCCCGAGATCTTCGACGGCGTGAAGGTGAAGAAGGGTCAGTCGCTGGCGGTGATTCGCCACAACGCTTCGGCGATTCTCTCCTGCGAACGCGTCACCCTGAACCTGATGCAGCGCATGAGCGGCATCGCCACGCTGACCAACCAGTTCGTGAAGTCCATCGCAGGGACAAAGGCCAAGATCCTGGACACGAGAAAGACCATCCCCGGTCTGCGCGCGCTCGACAAATACGCCGTCTGCTGCGGCGGCGGCGTGAACCACCGACTGGATTTGCAGGATGGCATTCTCATCAAGAACAATCACATCTCGCTGGGCGGCGGCCTTCCCATTGTGCTGGAGCGCGCTCTGAAAGGCCGGAAGGCTGGACAGATTGTGCAGGTCGAGGTGCGCAGCCAGCTTGAATTGGAACAGGCCATCGCGGGGGGAGCCGAATCGATTCTGCTGGATAATATGAAGCCAGCGATTGTGAAGAAGGCAGTCAAACAGATTCGAAAATCTCTACCAAACGCTCCAATCGAAGCCTCCGGCAATATGAATCTGAAGACGGTCCGCGATTACGCTTTGGCTGGCGTGGATTTTATTTCGGTAGGAGCGCTGACCCACTCGGCGGTCGCGGTCGATCTGAGCATGAAGATTACAGCAGATGTCTACTGA